One window of the Cryptomeria japonica chromosome 7, Sugi_1.0, whole genome shotgun sequence genome contains the following:
- the LOC131072177 gene encoding disease resistance protein RPV1, with protein MASTSKTRTRAQLQEFELSSVPAFAQYKPPTTKLAFQSPKRYHVFLSFRGPDVRKSLVDHLFQALSAAGLNVFLDSEKLEKGETIWKSLERAIESSVIRIPIFSKGYADSVWCLREAAAMLSSPGLIIPLFYQVDPTHVRYPESSSSPYKQSFIKHYGLSDRYPREEIEGWKRALRRICKRSGWSMDITEGFEARLVRTVVNDLVKTLDRVPLEVAKHPVGLDSVKNALIQKLNLNLADYVIKIGIWGIGGIGKTTVAKAVYNHVYTDFEAASFAFNVRTTAGDHAGLRNLQKQILEELTKYDGKVHSVDKGISLFRDRLRGKRVLLILDDVDSVVQLDALVGNWLAPGSRVIITSRDKHILNVGRVSSQCVHEMNGLEITEALHLFSWHAFLRTSPIPNYEDLSKRIVEACKGHPLSLEVIGSFLYDKQDDTGCWTEALHNITLNQDIDERLKISYNALNEEEKEIFVDIACFFIGEQKTCPIVFWKSLYKMVDTAVSNLSMKLLIKIDNNGIFDMHDHLRDMGRTIAEKEKKGTRLRKADHLNTVSNVSFSRLRLNAERFKMFGRPGFHYHRLHNMPIEGMTEDIAAMFPPGLTRLRLNGGNPQRLKTLCRPSLSYLHLHNVPIEGMTEDMLAVLPPSLTWLRLEHCPIAIGKRGVIKKMLEAIMKPRHTRFMRNIRQLKIMQVKDTNTFFISSLLSLPNIQLQHLSMEKCESLEILPDALGNLSELLHLELRGCRRLNNLPDTIGNLSQLQYLNLELCLRLNNLPDSIGSLSQLKHLNLRWCHKLINLPDTIGNLSQLQQLDLEGLDKLTNLPDTIGNLSQLQYLNLRWCYRLNNLPNTISNLSQLQQLDLRGCRCLNNLPHTINNMSQLQYFLF; from the exons ATGGCATCTACCTCTAAAACTCGAACTCGCGCACAGCTTCAAGAATTTGAACTATCCTCAGTGCCCGCTTTTGCCCAATACAAGCCTCCCACAACTAAACTTGCCTTCCAAAGCCCTAAGAGGTATCATGTGTTTCTGAGTTTCAGAGGACCAGATGTGAGAAAGTCTCTCGTTGATCATCTCTTTCAAGCTCTCTCTGCAGCAGGGCTCAATGTCTTCTTAGACAGTGAAAAATTGGAAAAGGGGGAAACGATTTGGAAGAGCTTGGAAAGAGCAATCGAGAGCAGTGTTATACGCATTCCTATATTTTCCAAAGGCTATGCAGACTCAGTATGGTGTCTGAGGGAGGCCGCTGCAATGTTGAGCTCCCCTGGCTTGATAATTCCTCTGTTTTACCAGGTAGATCCAACTCATGTTAGGTATCCTGAAAGTAGCTCCAGTCCCTATAAGCAATCATTTATTAAGCATTATGGCCTTTCTGATCGATACCCAAGAGAAGAGATTGAGGGGTGGAAGCGTGCCCTTCGACGCATTTGTAAACGTTCAGGATGGTCCATGGATATAACTGAAGG CTTTGAAGCTCGGCTAGTAAGGACGGTGGTGAATGATCTGGTTAAGACATTGGACAGGGTGCCGTTAGAAGTTGCCAAGCATCCAGTTGGATTGGACAGCGTGAAGAATGCTCTCATTCAGAAACTGAATCTCAATTTAGCGGATTATGTGATTAAAATTGGAATATGGGGAATTGGGGGTATTGGTAAGACCACAGTTGCGAAGGCTGTTTACAATCATGTTTATACTGATTTTGAAGCTGCATCCTTTGCATTTAATGTCCGCACTACTGCTGGAGACCATGCAGGCCTTAGAAATTTACAAAAACAAATTCTTGAAGAGCTAACCAAATATGACGGAAAAGTGCATAGTGTTGATAAGGGCATATCATTGTTCAGAGATCGTTTGAGAGGAAAGCGTGTGCTGCTTATATTGGATGATGTGGATTCTGTTGTACAATTGGATGCTTTGGTTGGAAATTGGCTGGCTCCTGGCAGTAGGGTTATTATAACTTCAAGAGATAAACACATTCTAAATGTTGGTAGGGTTTCATCCCAATGCGTCCACGAGATGAATGGATTGGAGATAACTGAAGCTCTCCATTTATTCAGCTGGCATGCTTTTCTTAGAACATCTCCAATTCCCAATTATGAAGATCTCTCCAAAAGAATAGTGGAAGCTTGTAAAGGGCATCCTCTTTCATTGGAAGTGATTGGATCCTTCCTGTATGATAAGCAAGATGACACAGGTTGCTGGACAGAAGCCCTTCACAACATTACTTTGAATCAAGACATCGATGAAAGACTCAAAATCAGTTATAATGCTCTGAATGAAGAGGAAAAAGAAATATTTGTGGATATTGCTTGCTTCTTTATTGGAGAACAGAAAACATGTCCCATTGTTTTCTGGAAATCCTTGTACAAGATGGTAGACACAGCTGTATCCAATCTTTCAATGAAATTACTGATAAAAATTGACAACAATGGAATATTTGATATGCATGATCATTTGCGAGATATGGGGCGGACCattgctgaaaaagaaaaaaagggcaCCCGACTAAGGAAGGCTGACCATTTAAACACCGTATCCAATGTCAGTTTCTCTCGCCTTCGGCTCAATGCAGAAAGGTTCAAAATGTTTGGCAGACCTGGTTTTCACTACCATCGTTTGCATAATATGCCAATTGAAGGCATGACAGAAGACATAGCAGCCATGTTTCCTCCAGGTTTGACTCGCCTTCGGCTCAATGGAGGCAATCCACAAAGGCTTAAAACACTGTGCAGACCTAGTCTTAGCTATCTTCATTTGCATAATGTACCCATTGAAGGCATGACAGAAGACATGCTAGCTGTGCTTCCTCCAAGTTTGACATGGTTAAGACTGGAGCATTGCCCCATTGCAATTGGGAAGAGAGGGGTAATAAAGAAGATGCTCGAAGCAATAATGAAGCCACGTCATACCAGATTTATGAGAAATATTAGGCAGCTAAAAATTATGCAAGTAAAAGACACCAACACCTTTTTTATCTCCTCCCTACTTTCACTTCCTAATATACAGCTGCAGCACTTGAGCATGGAAAAGTGTGAAAGCTTAGAAATTCTTCCTGATGCTCTTGGCAACCTGTCAGAACTACTGCACTTGGAGTTGAGAGGGTGTAGAAGATTAAATAACCTCCCTGATACCATTGGCAATCTGTCACAGCTGCAGTATTTGAATTTGGAATTGTGTCTTAGGTTAAATAACCTCCCTGATAGTATTGGCAGTCTGTCACAGCTGAAGCACTTGAATTTGAGATGGTGTCACAAGTTGATTAACCTTCCTGATACCATCGGCAACCTGTCACAATTGCAGCAATTGGATTTGGAAGGGTTGGATAAGTTAACTAATCTTCCTGATACTATTGGCAACTTGTCACAATTGCAATACTTGAATTTGAGATGGTGTTACAGGTTAAATAATCTTCCTAATACCATTAGCAACTTGTCACAGTTGCAACAATTGGACTTGAGAGGGTGTAGATGCTTAAATAACCTCCCTCATACCATTAACAACATGTCTCAGCTGCagtattttttattttga